In a genomic window of Cynocephalus volans isolate mCynVol1 chromosome 1, mCynVol1.pri, whole genome shotgun sequence:
- the LOC134387202 gene encoding glycosaminoglycan xylosylkinase-like, producing the protein MKLKQRVVLLAILLVIFIFTKVFLIDNLDTSAANREDQRAFHRMMTGLRVELAPKLDHTLQSPWEIAAQWVVPREVYPEETPELGAIMHAMATKKIIKADVGYKGTQLKALLILEGGQKVVFKPKRYGRDYVVEGEPYAGYDRHNAEVAAFHLDRILGFRRAPLVVGRFVNLRTEIKPVATEQLLSTFLTVGNNSCFYGKCYYCRETEPACADGDTMEGSVTLWLPDVWPLQKHRHPWGRTYREGKLARWEYDESYCDAVKKTSPYDSGPRLLDIIDTAVFDYLIGNADRHHYESFQDDEGASMLILLDKAKSFGNPSLDERSILAPLYQCCIIRVSTWNRLNCLKNGVLKSALKSAMAHDPISPVLSDPHMDAVDQRLLSVLATVKQCTDQFGMDTVLVEDRMPLSHL; encoded by the coding sequence ATGAAGCTAAAGCAGCGAGTTGTGCTGTTAGCAATTCTCCTCGTCATCTTTATCTTCACCAAAGTTTTCCTGATTGACAACTTAGATACATCAGCTGCCAACCGGGAGGACCAGAGGGCTTTTCACCGAATGATGACTGGCTTGCGGGTAGAGTTGGCACCTAAGCTGGACCACACCTTGCAGTCTCCCTGGGAGATTGCAGCCCAGTGGGTGGTTCCCCGGGAAGTGTACCctgaagagacaccagagctggGGGCAATCATGCATGCCATGGCCACCAAGAAAATCATTAAAGCTGACGTGGGTTACAAAGGGACACAGCTAAAAGCCTTATTGATACTTGAAGGAGGACAGAAAGTTGTCTTCAAACCTAAACGGTATGGCCGAGACTATGTGGTAGAAGGGGAACCATATGCCGGGTATGATAGACACAATGCAGAGGTAGCAGCCTTTCATTTGGACAGGATTCTGGGTTTCCGCCGAGCCCCCTTGGTGGTTGGTAGATTTGTTAATCTGCGGACAGAGATCAAGCCTGTTGCCACGGAGCAGCTGTTGAGCACCTTCCTAACTGTAGGAAACAATAGTTGTTTCTATGGGAAGTGTTATTACTGCCGAGAAACAGAGCCAGCCTGTGCTGATGGAGACACGATGGAGGGATCTGTCACACTTTGGCTTCCAGATGTGTGGCCTCTGCAGAAACACCGACACCCATGGGGCAGGACTTACCGAGAAGGCAAATTGGCCAGGTGGGAGTACGATGAGAGCTACTGCGATGCTGTGAAGAAAACGTCCCCTTATGACTCTGGCCCGCGCCTCTTGGACATCATTGACACAGCTGTCTTTGATTATCTGATTGGCAATGCTGACCGCCATCACTATGAGAGCTTTCAAGATGATGAAGGCGCCAGTATGCTCATCCTTCTCGATAAAGCCAAGAGCTTTGGGAACCCCTCGCTGGATGAGAGAAGCATTCTTGCCCCTCTCTATCAGTGTTGCATCATTCGAGTTTCTACCTGGAACAGACTGAATTGCCTAAAGAATGGCGTGCTAAAGTCTGCCTTAAAATCTGCCATGGCCCATGACCCCATCTCCCCAGTGCTCTCTGATCCTCATATGGATGCTGTGGACCAGCGGCTCCTGAGTGTCCTGGCCACCGTGAAGCAGTGCACTGACCAGTTTGGGATGGACACTGTACTGGTGGAAGACAGGATGCCTCTCTCCCACTTGTAA